One genomic segment of Myxococcales bacterium includes these proteins:
- a CDS encoding ABC transporter substrate-binding protein has translation MKAHFSLIALLSVSLGSGSAVAASAKAKRSAKVTTAVVRAPAEEPSSPVVPAPPNSHPMEDLRKSHVKLQKLLGKTSPSWSPESDAKSQEIRQLVNSFLDFQELATRALSKHWDALPPTKRGEFVTTLRELVERNYIDQMSGGKASYKLTWGGEELEPTEAKVTATLNTTARGKPIEMSLEYRMVHKQRGWVVYDVVTDEQSLLETYRSEFNKVIKKESFDALLEKLKQKLAEKREIAAAKTK, from the coding sequence ATGAAAGCTCACTTTTCCCTGATCGCGCTGCTGTCCGTCTCGCTGGGTTCCGGCTCCGCTGTGGCTGCGAGCGCAAAGGCAAAGAGGTCCGCGAAAGTCACCACGGCCGTGGTGCGAGCCCCCGCGGAAGAGCCCAGCTCACCCGTCGTTCCGGCTCCTCCGAACTCTCACCCCATGGAGGATCTCAGGAAGTCCCACGTCAAGCTGCAGAAGCTTCTTGGCAAAACGAGCCCTTCCTGGTCGCCGGAAAGCGACGCGAAGTCGCAGGAAATTCGCCAGCTCGTCAACAGCTTCCTCGACTTTCAGGAGCTGGCCACTCGGGCTCTGTCGAAGCACTGGGACGCCCTTCCGCCGACCAAGCGTGGGGAGTTTGTAACCACCCTGCGAGAGTTGGTGGAACGCAACTACATCGACCAGATGAGCGGCGGTAAGGCCAGTTACAAGCTGACCTGGGGCGGTGAAGAGCTCGAGCCTACCGAGGCGAAGGTGACCGCCACGTTGAACACCACGGCACGGGGCAAACCCATCGAGATGTCCCTCGAGTACCGGATGGTACACAAGCAGCGGGGCTGGGTGGTCTACGACGTCGTGACAGACGAGCAGAGCCTGCTTGAGACCTACCGGTCCGAGTTCAACAAGGTCATCAAGAAAGAATCCTTCGACGCGCTCCTCGAGAAGCTCAAGCAGAAGCTGGCCGAAAAGCGTGAGATCGCGGCAGCGAAGACGAAGTGA
- a CDS encoding DUF1080 domain-containing protein has protein sequence MNRRRLLQLACTSTLGAALAPPLQLPAHAGRSKRSATPARAPRGETEGTWTELWNGQDFSGWQPRLAPAEPPASPGRGGTEDPQVFSVVEDTPRKGSPRTLLRISGERFGALVSEAVYQNYRLRVEWRWGEAKWAPRIHLRRSSGLVVHSQLDLTPFGPQKPWASGLELDLQEGSCGDLWVGRGLKVDVPSRRERFMGTPLYVYAGGHPPETLPLPESDPRVVKSSDYERTFGDWNVSEALVVGSEVAFLTNGALTLSLARARRTDAAEETPVTSGALQLLSEGAELFVRRVALRPLEDMPARFRVRGSAR, from the coding sequence ATGAACCGAAGACGCCTGCTTCAGCTCGCCTGCACCTCGACCCTGGGCGCCGCCCTTGCGCCGCCCTTGCAGCTCCCGGCCCACGCCGGCCGTTCCAAGCGAAGCGCCACGCCCGCACGGGCCCCGCGCGGGGAGACGGAGGGGACGTGGACGGAGCTTTGGAACGGCCAAGACTTTTCAGGTTGGCAACCCCGCTTGGCCCCCGCCGAACCGCCCGCCAGCCCGGGCCGAGGCGGAACCGAAGACCCGCAGGTGTTTTCGGTGGTCGAGGACACCCCGCGCAAGGGCAGCCCCCGCACCCTCTTGCGCATCTCTGGCGAGCGCTTCGGCGCCCTCGTCTCCGAGGCCGTGTACCAAAACTATCGGCTCCGCGTGGAATGGCGCTGGGGCGAAGCCAAGTGGGCACCTCGGATCCACCTGCGCCGCTCGAGCGGGCTCGTGGTCCACTCTCAGCTCGACCTGACCCCGTTCGGGCCGCAGAAGCCTTGGGCCAGCGGCCTCGAACTCGATCTTCAGGAAGGCTCCTGCGGGGACCTCTGGGTGGGACGAGGCCTCAAGGTCGACGTGCCTTCTCGCCGCGAGAGGTTCATGGGCACCCCACTCTACGTTTACGCGGGAGGACACCCGCCCGAGACGTTGCCTCTGCCCGAATCCGATCCGCGCGTCGTGAAGAGCTCGGACTACGAACGCACCTTTGGTGACTGGAACGTGTCCGAGGCGCTCGTGGTGGGCAGCGAAGTGGCTTTCCTCACCAACGGCGCTCTCACGCTGTCGTTGGCGCGTGCGCGGCGGACCGACGCCGCGGAGGAAACCCCTGTTACATCCGGCGCGCTGCAACTGTTGTCGGAAGGGGCCGAATTGTTCGTGCGCCGCGTGGCCTTACGCCCGCTCGAAGACATGCCCGCTCGTTTTCGCGTGCGAGGTAGCGCTCGCTGA
- a CDS encoding prephenate dehydrogenase/arogenate dehydrogenase family protein produces MGPTSHPTFETGALLGVGYMGGSLALAARQAGCVKHVVGYDLDPAAGLPAMAKGVVDRMAASPEAAVADAHLVILAAPVGSLGALARQMASALRPDCLVIDIGSVKSRVIADVKGALPPEVGFVGCHPLAGLEATGVAAATGDLYAAKPCLVCTDGARPADVERAFALWEAVGAKPVRAEARSHDAFMAAASHLPHVAAFALAHALAPQAEALVQAMPAGASPTSLRDTTRIAASSPAVWRDIFLANKPHLMPLVDALSTSLGLLRDALEREDAVALAELLGVARAARRTLVDDGARRS; encoded by the coding sequence ATGGGACCGACCTCGCACCCAACCTTCGAGACCGGCGCGCTGTTGGGCGTGGGCTACATGGGGGGCTCACTGGCGCTTGCCGCGCGCCAGGCTGGCTGCGTGAAACACGTGGTGGGCTACGATCTCGATCCTGCCGCCGGTCTTCCGGCCATGGCAAAGGGGGTCGTCGATCGCATGGCCGCGAGCCCCGAAGCGGCGGTCGCCGATGCGCATCTCGTGATCCTGGCGGCCCCGGTGGGCAGCTTGGGCGCTCTGGCGCGCCAGATGGCATCCGCACTCCGTCCGGACTGTCTCGTCATCGACATTGGGAGCGTCAAGAGCCGGGTGATCGCAGACGTCAAGGGCGCACTTCCCCCCGAGGTGGGCTTCGTGGGATGCCATCCGCTGGCCGGGCTCGAGGCGACCGGCGTTGCGGCCGCGACGGGCGATCTGTACGCCGCGAAGCCTTGCCTGGTTTGCACCGATGGCGCCCGCCCCGCAGACGTCGAGCGAGCCTTCGCGCTCTGGGAGGCGGTGGGCGCAAAGCCCGTCCGGGCAGAGGCCCGCTCGCATGATGCGTTCATGGCTGCGGCGAGCCACCTGCCTCACGTCGCAGCCTTTGCGCTCGCGCACGCCCTCGCGCCTCAAGCGGAGGCGCTCGTGCAGGCGATGCCCGCAGGAGCGAGCCCCACGAGCCTGCGGGACACGACTAGGATCGCAGCGTCTTCCCCCGCGGTGTGGCGGGATATCTTTCTCGCCAACAAACCCCACCTCATGCCTCTCGTGGACGCACTTTCCACCAGCCTCGGCCTGCTGCGAGACGCCCTCGAGCGTGAGGACGCGGTGGCACTCGCCGAGCTTTTGGGAGTGGCCCGCGCGGCACGCCGCACCTTGGTGGACGACGGCGCTCGGCGGAGCTGA